The Niastella koreensis GR20-10 genome includes a window with the following:
- a CDS encoding GH3 family domain-containing protein: MKLVDSLLSSFIRLKYKRVAGMLADPIACQDELMRSFVDEAKHTVFGKDHSFNEINTYEDFKQRVPLRNYEQLLPYIERIKSGEKDVLWKGRPAFFGKTSGTTSNTKYIPVTKDSLKNHIGGGQYAPLTYSHKNNKLAFLKGKSLFFSDGHFFEDINGIKTAPISTIGNSCVPWWYKWLRLPSDEINAIPDYKERIEAMIDLADANDIRIIVAMPVWLLVFLRSLKAKTGKDFNELFPNFQLLILSGMDYEPFMPEIKKYINMPFDVFETYPSTEGLLAYQDRLNERGMQLILNNGIFFEFVEVDTLGKEHVKRVSLNDVKPGVNYALVLNTNAGLWGYINGDTVRFKTVFPHRIEITGRIAQYISAFGEHVTVEETEKSISETAAACGATIVEYTVAPNIKDDGTLPYHEWFIEFGQAPEDLPAFTKLLDEKICTRNFSYKDVVTHKAIEPLKITVVPKGGFETYLKASGKTGLQQKVPHARNDYQFAEQLKKVLSL, translated from the coding sequence TTGAAATTAGTTGATTCCCTTTTGTCCTCTTTTATCAGGCTGAAGTATAAACGTGTAGCGGGCATGCTGGCCGATCCTATAGCCTGTCAGGATGAGCTGATGCGTTCTTTTGTTGATGAAGCAAAGCATACTGTTTTCGGAAAAGACCATTCCTTCAATGAAATAAACACCTACGAAGATTTTAAACAACGGGTGCCTTTACGGAATTACGAACAGTTACTCCCTTATATTGAAAGAATAAAATCGGGCGAGAAAGATGTGTTGTGGAAAGGCCGGCCGGCCTTCTTTGGAAAAACATCCGGCACCACCAGCAATACCAAGTACATCCCGGTAACAAAGGATTCGCTGAAGAACCATATCGGGGGCGGGCAATACGCGCCGCTGACCTATTCGCACAAAAACAACAAGCTGGCTTTTTTAAAAGGCAAATCGCTGTTCTTTTCTGACGGACATTTTTTTGAAGATATTAACGGCATTAAAACCGCTCCGATTTCCACTATCGGCAACAGTTGTGTTCCCTGGTGGTACAAATGGCTGCGTTTGCCTTCCGACGAAATAAACGCCATTCCCGACTATAAGGAAAGGATCGAAGCCATGATCGATCTGGCAGATGCGAATGACATCCGCATTATTGTTGCCATGCCGGTTTGGTTGCTCGTATTTCTCAGGTCACTGAAAGCAAAAACCGGGAAGGATTTCAACGAACTGTTCCCGAATTTTCAATTGCTCATCTTAAGCGGCATGGATTATGAACCTTTTATGCCGGAGATAAAAAAATACATCAACATGCCGTTCGATGTGTTTGAAACGTACCCCTCTACCGAAGGACTGCTGGCCTACCAGGACCGCCTGAACGAACGGGGGATGCAACTGATCCTGAACAATGGGATCTTCTTTGAATTTGTAGAGGTGGATACGCTGGGCAAAGAACATGTGAAGAGGGTTTCGCTGAACGATGTAAAACCTGGCGTTAATTACGCCCTGGTGCTTAACACCAACGCCGGCTTATGGGGTTATATCAATGGCGATACGGTAAGGTTTAAAACTGTTTTCCCCCACCGCATCGAGATCACCGGAAGAATTGCCCAATATATTTCTGCCTTTGGCGAACACGTAACTGTAGAGGAAACCGAAAAATCCATCAGCGAAACCGCCGCCGCCTGTGGCGCTACCATTGTTGAATATACCGTAGCACCCAATATTAAAGACGATGGCACCCTCCCCTACCACGAATGGTTTATTGAGTTTGGCCAGGCGCCAGAGGATCTGCCGGCATTTACAAAGTTGCTCGACGAAAAGATCTGCACGCGTAATTTCTCTTATAAAGACGTTGTAACGCATAAAGCCATTGAACCATTAAAGATCACGGTAGTACCAAAAGGAGGCTTTGAAACCTACCTGAAGGCATCTGGTAAAACCGGGTTGCAACAAAAAGTCCCGCACGCCAGAAATGATTACCAGTTTGCGGAACAGTTAAAGAAAGTGTTATCACTCTAA
- a CDS encoding FecR family protein: MDQQTFDKFLRNVAQQTQSPAALAEFLAWLEELPEELAAAALDRYEQAFRGSDVVDKDAIRRIEENIENRLDHDDSVRVIPKRTPVFFFLKAAAIFIVVASAVCFFFYQNHYKNAQTETGHPVTAAIVPGKNQAVLQLSGGRSILLEDVADGVIDKATGFEKKSGLLVAKGDKQPIDDAAGINMLETPKGGQYQVTLPDGTKVWLNASTRLYFPTVFKPGERRVKLVGEAYFEVKHDAANPFIVETSTGTLLRDLGTGFNVNAYQEDAHEITTLLTGSLQVTRNQSQVLLKPGQQATINAQQEVEVKEVETSYAVAWKEGYFMFNREPVKEVMNKIARWYDVDVEYQGPVTETKFWGTVSRFSQVNDVLKMLEATGRVHFTIEGRKIYVKK, from the coding sequence ATGGACCAACAGACATTTGACAAATTCCTCAGGAACGTTGCACAGCAAACGCAATCCCCTGCAGCATTAGCTGAGTTTCTTGCCTGGCTGGAAGAGCTTCCTGAAGAGCTGGCAGCTGCGGCACTTGACAGGTATGAACAGGCTTTTAGAGGCAGTGATGTGGTAGATAAAGACGCGATCAGGCGGATAGAGGAAAACATCGAAAACCGCCTGGATCATGATGATTCCGTTCGGGTGATACCTAAACGTACGCCTGTTTTCTTTTTCCTGAAAGCGGCCGCCATTTTCATAGTGGTGGCATCTGCAGTGTGTTTTTTCTTTTATCAAAACCATTATAAGAACGCCCAAACAGAAACTGGCCATCCGGTAACTGCTGCTATAGTACCTGGTAAAAACCAGGCGGTGCTACAATTGAGTGGCGGAAGATCCATCCTGCTCGAAGACGTGGCCGATGGGGTAATTGATAAGGCAACAGGGTTTGAGAAAAAAAGTGGTTTACTGGTAGCAAAGGGTGATAAACAACCCATCGATGATGCTGCCGGAATAAACATGCTGGAAACACCCAAAGGCGGACAATACCAGGTAACATTACCCGATGGAACCAAAGTATGGTTGAATGCCTCCACCCGCCTGTACTTTCCAACTGTTTTTAAACCGGGCGAAAGAAGGGTAAAGCTGGTGGGCGAAGCTTATTTTGAAGTGAAGCACGATGCGGCCAATCCCTTTATCGTAGAAACATCCACCGGAACATTGTTGCGTGATCTGGGAACTGGTTTTAATGTGAACGCCTACCAGGAAGATGCACACGAAATTACCACACTTTTAACCGGGAGTTTACAGGTAACCCGTAATCAATCGCAGGTACTACTGAAGCCCGGGCAACAGGCCACTATAAATGCACAGCAGGAGGTGGAAGTAAAGGAGGTGGAAACCAGCTATGCAGTAGCCTGGAAAGAGGGGTATTTTATGTTTAACCGGGAGCCGGTAAAAGAAGTAATGAATAAAATAGCACGCTGGTATGATGTAGACGTGGAATACCAGGGACCGGTTACCGAAACCAAGTTTTGGGGTACTGTTTCCAGGTTTTCGCAGGTAAACGATGTGCTGAAAATGCTGGAAGCTACAGGCAGGGTTCATTTCACCATTGAAGGAAGAAAGATCTATGTAAAAAAATAA
- a CDS encoding virulence factor family protein, whose amino-acid sequence MKYFMALALLLTFNLICAQDTQLPIKAFPAKDTAKPLVFYISGDGGWTGFSDAFLNSMNKAGYPVLALNARKYFWKKRTPAGMTAELSQLINKYMTQWKRDSIVLIGYSFGADVTPFLFNYAGAPFTKKVSDLVLMLPYTSTDFEVHLTEMIGLSSHDAYSVVTEVNKITKPILFILGTEKDQFPVQTLSNKNYKVITEGGGHHFDDKADKVAGYVLNYIK is encoded by the coding sequence ATGAAATATTTTATGGCCCTTGCACTCCTGCTTACTTTTAATCTTATCTGTGCACAGGACACCCAGTTACCAATAAAAGCATTCCCTGCTAAAGACACCGCCAAACCGCTTGTATTTTATATTTCCGGCGATGGCGGGTGGACAGGTTTTTCCGACGCCTTTCTCAATTCCATGAACAAAGCCGGTTACCCGGTGCTGGCTTTAAATGCCAGAAAATACTTCTGGAAAAAGCGAACACCCGCTGGCATGACAGCAGAGCTAAGCCAGCTTATAAATAAATACATGACGCAATGGAAACGTGACAGTATTGTATTGATAGGTTATTCCTTTGGTGCAGATGTAACTCCTTTTTTATTCAATTATGCCGGCGCCCCGTTTACAAAAAAAGTAAGTGACCTGGTGTTGATGCTCCCTTATACGTCTACCGATTTCGAAGTCCATTTAACGGAGATGATCGGACTATCCTCGCACGATGCCTATAGCGTGGTAACCGAAGTAAATAAGATCACCAAACCCATCTTATTTATCCTGGGAACCGAAAAAGATCAGTTCCCGGTTCAAACCCTTAGCAATAAAAATTATAAGGTGATCACCGAAGGCGGTGGACATCATTTTGATGATAAGGCTGATAAGGTGGCTGGCTATGTATTGAATTATATTAAATAA
- a CDS encoding ABC transporter permease, giving the protein MFKNYIIVAWRNLVKGRMHSAINILGLCLGMSVALLIGLWMHDELSFDKNFKHYDRIAQVIQTLTNNGEKQTWWDVPYPLANELRTNYGSDFEHIVMATNVFDHLITVDDKKIKQRGGYFEKEMPELFSLNLLKGSRSALNDPLSVLISASAAKAFWGNEDPMNRIIKIDKNPVVKVAGVYEDFPQNSSFANLNFISSWDFYYNVNNKLSDMPDPWRPNFTTLYVQLNDLASIQTVNARIRDAKMKKINPQLQKKKPALFLMPMSRWHLYSEFKNGVNTGGAIQYVWMFGIIGVFVLLLACINFMNLSTAQSEKRAKEVGVRKTMGSPRKQLMFQFFCESLITVTIALIISLMVVWLTLPFFNTITGKQIKIPWFNVYFLALCVAFLLVVALVAGSYPAFYLSSFKPIKVLKGTFKTGRYATVPRKVLVVVQFSISVSLIIGTIAVYKQIRFAKNRPVGYTRANLINITTGGSAVHDHFNTIKGELLQTGVVTGVAESESPTTAIFNSTSGFSWPEKDPNLSIDFGVIAASFEYGKTIGWKLKEGRNFSKEFLTDTAGVILNEAAVRFMNLKNPVGTRVTWWGQPLTVIGVVENMVTESPYNEVRPVIYPYLNYPGNMNIIKLNPAVSAQDALHRIEPLYKKYNPDQPFEYSFIDTDYDKKFNYEERIGELAGIFAALAIIISCLGLLGLTSFVAEQRKKEVGVRKVLGASVFNLWNLLSREFLVLVIISFLVSLPVSWYFTHNWLQNYSYRTGLSWWVFVAAGTGAILITLITVSFQTIKAAIANPVTSLRTE; this is encoded by the coding sequence ATGTTTAAAAATTATATAATTGTTGCCTGGCGCAACCTGGTAAAGGGACGCATGCATTCGGCCATCAATATCCTGGGGCTCTGTCTGGGTATGTCGGTGGCCCTGCTCATCGGGTTATGGATGCATGATGAGCTTTCTTTTGATAAGAATTTTAAACACTATGATCGCATTGCCCAGGTTATTCAAACCCTCACCAACAACGGTGAAAAACAAACGTGGTGGGATGTTCCCTATCCTTTGGCCAATGAACTGCGTACCAACTATGGCAGTGATTTTGAACACATCGTGATGGCAACGAATGTGTTTGACCACCTGATAACAGTGGATGATAAAAAGATCAAACAGCGGGGCGGCTATTTTGAAAAAGAAATGCCGGAGCTGTTCTCCCTGAACCTTCTGAAAGGCAGCCGCTCAGCCCTGAATGATCCGCTTTCTGTGCTTATCTCTGCTTCTGCTGCCAAAGCTTTCTGGGGAAATGAAGATCCTATGAACAGGATCATTAAGATTGATAAAAACCCGGTGGTAAAAGTAGCCGGGGTGTATGAAGACTTCCCGCAGAACTCAAGCTTTGCCAACCTCAATTTTATTTCAAGCTGGGATTTTTATTACAATGTCAACAACAAGTTAAGCGACATGCCCGATCCCTGGCGCCCTAACTTTACCACGCTCTATGTTCAATTAAACGATCTGGCATCCATTCAAACCGTTAATGCAAGGATCAGGGATGCGAAAATGAAGAAGATAAATCCGCAGCTGCAGAAGAAGAAACCCGCTTTGTTCCTGATGCCTATGAGTAGATGGCATTTGTATTCCGAGTTTAAGAACGGGGTCAATACCGGTGGCGCCATTCAATATGTATGGATGTTTGGGATTATTGGCGTATTTGTGCTCCTGCTTGCCTGTATCAATTTTATGAACCTCAGTACTGCCCAAAGTGAAAAGCGCGCCAAAGAAGTAGGGGTAAGAAAAACAATGGGCTCACCAAGAAAACAATTGATGTTCCAGTTTTTCTGCGAGTCATTGATAACGGTAACCATAGCATTAATTATTTCGCTAATGGTCGTGTGGCTTACCCTGCCATTCTTCAACACCATCACGGGAAAACAGATCAAAATACCCTGGTTTAATGTTTATTTCCTGGCGCTTTGTGTGGCGTTTCTCCTTGTTGTTGCATTGGTTGCGGGAAGCTATCCTGCCTTTTATTTATCCTCCTTTAAACCGATAAAGGTTTTAAAAGGAACGTTTAAAACAGGCCGTTATGCAACCGTGCCACGGAAGGTGCTGGTAGTGGTGCAGTTTAGTATTTCGGTATCGCTTATCATAGGAACGATCGCGGTGTATAAACAGATCCGGTTTGCGAAAAACCGGCCTGTTGGTTATACAAGAGCAAACCTCATTAATATCACTACTGGCGGGTCTGCGGTTCATGATCATTTTAATACGATAAAAGGAGAACTGTTGCAAACCGGCGTGGTGACAGGGGTTGCTGAATCGGAAAGTCCAACAACTGCGATCTTTAACAGTACCAGCGGTTTTAGCTGGCCTGAAAAAGATCCCAATCTGTCAATTGATTTTGGCGTAATCGCGGCATCGTTTGAATATGGCAAAACCATTGGGTGGAAACTAAAGGAGGGGCGCAATTTCTCAAAGGAGTTTTTAACAGACACAGCAGGGGTTATTCTCAATGAAGCTGCCGTACGGTTTATGAATCTCAAAAACCCGGTGGGTACACGGGTAACCTGGTGGGGACAACCGTTGACGGTAATAGGCGTTGTCGAAAATATGGTAACAGAATCGCCGTATAACGAAGTAAGGCCGGTTATTTATCCATACCTGAATTACCCGGGCAACATGAATATTATTAAACTCAATCCGGCTGTAAGCGCACAGGATGCGTTACACAGGATCGAGCCTTTATATAAGAAATATAATCCCGATCAGCCTTTTGAGTATAGTTTTATTGATACGGATTATGACAAAAAATTCAATTATGAAGAACGCATTGGAGAGCTGGCGGGAATTTTTGCAGCACTGGCCATTATCATCTCCTGTCTTGGGTTATTAGGGTTGACCTCGTTTGTAGCTGAACAACGGAAAAAAGAGGTAGGGGTTAGAAAAGTGTTGGGCGCTTCGGTATTTAATTTATGGAATTTGTTATCCCGGGAATTCCTGGTGCTGGTAATTATTTCATTCCTGGTATCGCTGCCGGTATCCTGGTATTTTACGCATAACTGGTTACAGAATTATAGTTATCGTACCGGCTTATCATGGTGGGTGTTTGTGGCGGCAGGTACAGGCGCCATCCTGATTACACTGATCACGGTGAGCTTTCAGACAATAAAAGCAGCCATCGCCAACCCGGTTACAAGTTTAAGAACCGAGTGA
- a CDS encoding RNA polymerase sigma factor, whose product MKETSDLDLLMRISEGDRHAFRELYQHYTPVLYPFVKSLCNNDALCEDIIQEVFIKIWDNRVNAVNIKQVKPYLFKAAKNRFLNELRKQKTERKVINTRLYNGIDPETPEQQLTFKEGMRRGDEALARLSPKRRTIVEMSTRENLSLDEIADRVGSSKNVVKKLLYQGLAMMKKYGFLFL is encoded by the coding sequence ATGAAGGAGACTTCAGATCTTGATTTGCTTATGCGCATCAGTGAGGGTGACCGCCACGCGTTTCGTGAGCTGTATCAACACTATACTCCCGTACTGTACCCATTTGTCAAAAGCTTATGCAATAATGATGCGTTGTGTGAAGACATTATTCAGGAAGTTTTTATTAAGATCTGGGATAACCGCGTAAACGCGGTAAACATCAAACAGGTTAAACCTTATTTATTTAAGGCTGCAAAGAACAGATTCCTCAACGAATTAAGAAAACAGAAAACCGAACGAAAGGTTATCAATACCCGCCTCTACAATGGAATTGATCCGGAAACTCCCGAACAACAACTGACTTTTAAAGAAGGAATGCGCCGGGGCGACGAAGCCCTGGCCAGGCTATCACCCAAACGAAGGACCATTGTTGAAATGAGTACCCGGGAAAACCTGAGCCTGGATGAGATTGCTGACCGGGTTGGTTCTTCTAAAAACGTGGTAAAGAAGCTGCTTTACCAGGGCTTGGCAATGATGAAAAAATACGGTTTCCTTTTCCTGTAA
- the mprF gene encoding bifunctional lysylphosphatidylglycerol flippase/synthetase MprF, with translation MANLIKTTRLKIQSASPQVYWREIIAVVILLLAIVFFRSERKELLAIVPQIKQANGTWLMASLVITIACILLQSGMYVKTFSAVQLRLKWVHAVSLFLKRNFISVFLPAGGVSALAYFPSTLRKQGFNRLQVHQASALYAFTGLLTVFIVGLPVVLYTMFGINGTANAWLGLLALLAIIVLLAGIVQTVKQKKAAYRWFERKFPAFSAHMHEMMSANVNRSGVVQATFLSIGVEGCGILHIYLAMLALGLPASLGASAAAYIIAVLMMVISPFLRGLGAVELFMSLILQKFGYSAPQALSITILYRVFEFWLPLVGGMGAFSWKGRKLFARMAPVVLVFMLGLVNILSAITPPVHERMRLLREYLPLSSIHASNLLVLFTGLALLITSAYLLKGLRNAWIMAIGLAFFSLIGHLTKALDYEEASYAAFTMLLLIVTRSQYRVQSSRQRIKAGLKTAAISVAAVMLFGFISFYFIDKRNFGVDFTWKESLQHTLNMFLLMEDTTLHPLTRFGNEFVWLIRVTGFLTWGFLLYSLIRPGLHKHTVPENARERVDSLLAQFGSSAMDYFKYYKDKLFFFSDLHEGFIAYRIARGFAIVLEEPVCAPENKFAILREFDKHCKKMGLHTAFYRVNESSIPWFTSLRKNRMMIGQEAILDVTRFSIEGRDKKSLRNGLNSLQKKGFTVHIAAAPHDTGILQELKQVSDNWLQNFNKEEAVFSQGMFDTNELEKQDMILLKDPEGKIKAFLNIIPDYAEEECTYDLIRKTADAPAAAMDALIIKLIEYARAHNKTYINLGMVPMTGITQPENMAERVVKLAALKIKRFQHYQGLREFKEKYASFWENKYLVYDHDFDLLQLPLALNAVMKTN, from the coding sequence ATGGCTAACCTGATCAAAACTACCCGTTTAAAAATACAATCAGCATCTCCGCAAGTTTATTGGCGTGAGATAATCGCTGTTGTGATCCTGCTCCTTGCCATCGTTTTTTTCAGAAGTGAAAGAAAAGAATTACTGGCCATTGTTCCGCAGATAAAACAGGCTAATGGTACCTGGTTAATGGCATCATTGGTAATAACAATAGCCTGCATTCTGTTACAAAGCGGTATGTATGTAAAAACATTCTCGGCAGTACAGCTTCGCTTAAAATGGGTGCATGCAGTATCGTTATTCTTAAAACGAAATTTCATCAGTGTATTTCTTCCGGCAGGCGGCGTTAGTGCGCTGGCTTATTTCCCATCAACATTACGTAAGCAGGGTTTTAACAGGCTGCAGGTGCATCAGGCCAGTGCGCTGTACGCCTTTACTGGTTTATTAACTGTATTTATTGTGGGCCTGCCCGTTGTGCTGTACACCATGTTCGGCATAAACGGTACGGCCAATGCCTGGCTGGGTTTACTGGCGCTACTGGCAATCATAGTGCTGCTGGCCGGTATTGTACAAACAGTAAAACAAAAGAAAGCAGCCTATCGATGGTTCGAGCGGAAATTCCCGGCGTTTTCAGCGCATATGCATGAAATGATGTCGGCCAATGTAAACAGGTCGGGGGTAGTACAGGCCACTTTTTTATCTATCGGCGTGGAAGGCTGCGGCATCCTGCATATTTACCTGGCCATGCTGGCGCTGGGTTTACCTGCTTCACTTGGGGCTTCGGCGGCTGCGTACATTATTGCCGTGCTAATGATGGTTATTTCGCCATTTCTTCGTGGATTGGGCGCCGTGGAATTATTCATGTCATTGATATTACAAAAATTCGGCTATTCGGCCCCGCAGGCTCTATCCATTACCATCCTGTACCGGGTTTTTGAATTCTGGCTGCCCCTGGTTGGTGGAATGGGCGCTTTTAGCTGGAAGGGCAGAAAACTATTTGCCCGGATGGCCCCTGTGGTGCTGGTGTTTATGCTGGGGCTTGTGAACATCCTTTCTGCCATCACCCCACCCGTGCATGAACGGATGCGCCTGCTGCGCGAATACCTGCCATTGAGCAGCATCCATGCCAGTAACCTGCTGGTTCTGTTTACAGGACTTGCACTGTTAATTACCTCTGCCTATTTACTAAAAGGGTTGCGCAATGCCTGGATCATGGCCATTGGCCTGGCTTTTTTTTCATTGATAGGTCACCTTACCAAAGCGCTCGATTATGAAGAAGCAAGCTACGCCGCCTTTACCATGCTCCTGTTAATTGTTACTAGGTCACAATACCGCGTTCAAAGCAGCAGGCAACGGATAAAAGCTGGTTTAAAAACGGCAGCCATCAGTGTAGCGGCCGTAATGCTGTTTGGTTTTATCAGTTTCTATTTTATCGATAAAAGAAATTTCGGCGTTGATTTTACCTGGAAGGAATCTTTACAGCATACCTTGAATATGTTCCTGCTGATGGAGGATACCACTTTACACCCGCTTACCCGGTTTGGAAATGAATTTGTATGGCTGATAAGAGTAACCGGATTTTTAACCTGGGGCTTCCTGTTATACTCTCTCATCAGGCCCGGGCTGCACAAACACACCGTGCCTGAAAACGCCCGGGAAAGAGTAGATAGTTTGTTGGCCCAGTTTGGCAGTTCGGCCATGGATTATTTTAAATACTATAAGGACAAACTCTTTTTCTTTTCAGACCTGCATGAAGGTTTTATCGCCTATCGTATTGCCCGTGGGTTCGCCATTGTACTGGAAGAACCGGTTTGCGCGCCTGAGAATAAGTTCGCCATATTAAGGGAATTTGACAAGCACTGCAAAAAAATGGGTTTGCATACCGCCTTTTACCGCGTGAATGAAAGCAGCATTCCCTGGTTTACCAGCCTGCGTAAAAACAGGATGATGATTGGCCAGGAAGCCATCCTGGATGTGACGAGGTTTAGTATTGAAGGAAGGGATAAAAAATCATTGCGTAACGGACTGAACAGTTTACAAAAGAAAGGGTTCACCGTTCACATAGCAGCGGCGCCACATGATACCGGTATTTTACAGGAACTGAAACAGGTGTCTGACAACTGGTTACAGAACTTCAACAAGGAAGAAGCCGTTTTTTCACAGGGCATGTTTGATACCAATGAACTGGAAAAACAGGACATGATCTTATTAAAAGATCCCGAAGGAAAGATCAAGGCCTTTCTGAACATCATACCTGATTATGCAGAAGAAGAATGCACGTACGATCTTATCCGCAAAACCGCCGATGCCCCTGCCGCCGCCATGGACGCCCTGATCATTAAACTCATAGAATATGCGCGCGCGCATAATAAAACTTACATAAACCTGGGCATGGTGCCCATGACCGGTATTACCCAACCAGAAAACATGGCCGAAAGAGTAGTTAAACTCGCGGCGCTTAAGATCAAGCGTTTTCAGCATTACCAGGGACTGCGCGAATTCAAAGAAAAATACGCCAGCTTTTGGGAGAATAAATACCTGGTATACGACCATGATTTCGATCTGCTGCAATTGCCGCTTGCCTTAAACGCCGTAATGAAAACAAATTGA